A window of the Thermodesulfobacteriota bacterium genome harbors these coding sequences:
- a CDS encoding alpha/beta fold hydrolase, translating to MEKLFEIESTYNRIRGIITYPHQDEGVFPCVILSHGLLSSKNSIKYVEASERLKDYGLISVRFDYHGCGESGGKIEETSLTKRIENLKKVLDFAVSDPKVDKKRIGILGSSFGGTTALVLASKDKRIKVLALLATPYKLGEKTSEVSKVQFHDSFFQDFSKYDILSSAGSVSFCLLVHGQKDETVPVEQAETIFERLRPPKKLEIIEGADHTFSDPNHRKMVIDLTCQWFQEHLL from the coding sequence ATGGAAAAACTTTTCGAGATAGAATCGACCTATAACCGGATAAGAGGGATTATCACATATCCTCATCAAGATGAAGGGGTTTTCCCATGTGTAATACTTTCCCACGGTCTTTTAAGTTCTAAGAACAGCATAAAATACGTGGAAGCTTCAGAGAGATTGAAAGATTACGGGCTAATAAGCGTAAGGTTCGATTACCATGGATGTGGTGAGTCTGGGGGTAAAATAGAAGAGACAAGTCTCACAAAGAGGATCGAAAATTTAAAAAAAGTGCTGGACTTCGCAGTATCTGATCCGAAAGTGGATAAAAAGCGGATTGGCATACTCGGGAGTAGTTTCGGAGGAACTACAGCTCTCGTTTTAGCATCGAAAGATAAAAGAATAAAGGTCCTTGCTTTGCTTGCCACTCCTTATAAGCTTGGAGAAAAGACTAGCGAGGTTTCAAAAGTCCAGTTTCACGATTCTTTTTTTCAAGATTTTTCAAAGTACGACATACTTTCATCCGCAGGGTCAGTTTCGTTCTGTCTTTTAGTGCACGGGCAAAAGGATGAAACGGTGCCCGTTGAGCAAGCAGAAACGATATTTGAAAGGTTACGCCCACCTAAGAAACTGGAAATAATAGAAGGTGCAGATCATACCTTTTCTGACCCAAACCATAGGAAAATGGTCATAGATCTAACTTGTCAGTGGTTTCAAGAGCATCTACTTTAA
- a CDS encoding (2Fe-2S)-binding protein produces MQFHKVSLILNGEETAIEVKPYETLLETLRERLSLTGAKEACGLGTCGACTVIVDGKPVRSCLVLTVELNGSSVETVEGLKKGGKLHPLQSAFIEKGAVQCGFCTSGMIMVAKALLERNPKPDRVQIVETISSNLCRCTGYKKIIEAVEEATKMTNLT; encoded by the coding sequence ATGCAATTCCACAAAGTATCACTTATTTTAAATGGGGAAGAGACTGCCATAGAAGTAAAACCATACGAGACCCTTTTAGAGACACTTCGTGAAAGGCTTTCACTTACCGGTGCAAAAGAGGCCTGTGGTCTTGGCACATGTGGTGCATGTACTGTTATCGTCGATGGTAAACCCGTTAGGTCTTGCCTTGTCCTCACAGTTGAATTAAATGGTTCGAGTGTTGAAACTGTTGAAGGCTTAAAGAAGGGGGGTAAGTTGCACCCTCTACAGTCTGCCTTCATTGAAAAAGGGGCAGTCCAGTGTGGATTCTGTACGTCTGGGATGATAATGGTGGCCAAAGCCCTTCTTGAGAGGAACCCTAAACCAGACAGAGTCCAAATAGTGGAGACAATATCATCGAATCTTTGTAGGTGTACTGGCTATAAAAAAATAATAGAGGCTGTCGAAGAGGCAACAAAGATGACCAATTTGACATAG
- a CDS encoding transcriptional repressor has product MPKDKKKPYDFKMTPQRMAILEYLKDNKEHPSALDVFRAVSMKFPTISFATVYNTLEMLKKRGLLHELTVDPQRKRFDPSTTPHSHAVCTKCGKVFDITTEISFSLPSTLPEGFQVERVQIDLYGICQSCK; this is encoded by the coding sequence GTGCCAAAAGACAAAAAGAAGCCCTATGATTTTAAGATGACTCCGCAGAGGATGGCAATACTCGAATACCTTAAAGACAACAAAGAACATCCTTCCGCCCTCGATGTCTTTAGGGCCGTCTCAATGAAGTTTCCAACCATTTCGTTTGCTACAGTCTATAACACATTGGAGATGCTCAAAAAACGAGGGCTCTTACATGAACTTACCGTAGACCCTCAAAGAAAGCGCTTCGATCCCTCAACGACGCCCCACTCCCACGCTGTATGCACAAAATGCGGAAAGGTTTTTGACATAACTACGGAAATATCCTTTAGTCTTCCAAGTACACTTCCAGAAGGGTTTCAAGTAGAAAGAGTTCAAATAGATCTTTACGGAATCTGTCAATCATGTAAATAA
- a CDS encoding TRAP transporter substrate-binding protein, translated as MKRSFAVLFVLLLCFLLFINTSSGVELKLAHFVPTSHAMHAELIEPWAKEVERLTEGRVKITIYPNATLAKPADLYDSVVTGVAEIIYTLPSYTAGKFPLTEGFELPFIFNSAQHVTKTIYGIWDRILEFRKEYADTHILWIWAGDPGQLFTKKPIRSILDLKGLKIRVHGPSTKELASALGASPITAPVGEQYEMLKRGVIDGVFTPWSASMHFRLYEVTSYATVLNAYVPVMIVAMNKQAYEKLSPRDRKVLEDTTGRKIAFKGAAIYDDIAKKSIEIHRKANVQIHELTREEFEKWRSAVAPVYNAWIAKMEGKGLPGKRFFDEMMKLSREFEK; from the coding sequence ATGAAAAGATCGTTTGCCGTGCTTTTTGTTCTTTTATTGTGCTTTTTACTCTTTATCAACACTAGCTCGGGAGTTGAACTTAAACTTGCCCATTTTGTTCCAACTTCTCATGCGATGCACGCTGAGCTCATTGAGCCCTGGGCCAAAGAAGTCGAAAGGCTAACGGAAGGTAGGGTAAAGATAACTATATATCCTAATGCCACTCTTGCTAAGCCCGCTGACCTTTACGACTCCGTTGTGACAGGAGTTGCGGAAATAATTTATACGCTTCCCTCTTATACCGCAGGTAAATTCCCTTTAACGGAAGGTTTTGAATTACCCTTCATATTTAATTCGGCTCAGCATGTGACAAAGACGATATATGGAATCTGGGATAGAATATTGGAATTTAGAAAAGAGTATGCGGATACTCACATTCTTTGGATTTGGGCTGGTGATCCCGGACAACTTTTCACCAAAAAGCCGATAAGGAGTATCTTAGACCTTAAAGGTTTAAAGATTAGGGTTCATGGTCCTTCTACTAAAGAACTTGCATCAGCTCTTGGTGCGTCTCCTATCACGGCTCCTGTCGGTGAACAGTACGAGATGCTAAAGAGAGGGGTCATAGATGGGGTTTTCACACCGTGGTCAGCCAGCATGCATTTTCGCCTCTACGAAGTGACTTCATATGCAACAGTGCTTAATGCGTATGTGCCTGTAATGATAGTTGCCATGAATAAACAGGCTTACGAAAAACTTTCTCCTAGAGACAGAAAAGTGCTCGAGGATACAACAGGAAGAAAGATAGCTTTTAAAGGGGCCGCAATATACGACGATATAGCGAAGAAATCTATAGAAATCCACAGAAAAGCAAATGTTCAAATCCACGAGTTGACACGGGAGGAATTCGAAAAGTGGCGTAGTGCCGTGGCTCCCGTTTATAACGCCTGGATAGCAAAGATGGAGGGTAAAGGACTACCCGGAAAACGTTTCTTTGACGAAATGATGAAACTTAGCAGGGAGTTCGAGAAGTAG
- the ilvD gene encoding dihydroxy-acid dehydratase translates to MRSDKMKKGLERAPHRSLFYALGYEPEEIEGPIIGIANSANELIPGHMHLDRISKAVKEGVRMAGGTPMEFFTIGLCDGIAMGHEGMKYSLCSRELICDSIEVMAKAYPFDGLVLIPNCDKIVPGMMMAAMRLNIPTVIISGGPMLKGYFRKRPIDLISVFEAVGKVTKGEMNEEELKALEENACPGPGSCSGMFTANSMNCICEALGIALPGNGTIPAVYSQRIRLAKLAGKKIVSLVKKGICPRDVMTLEAFKNAIAVDMAFGGSTNTVLHLIATAREGGISLDLSVFDEISEKTPHICNMRPSGPHHLEDLYHAGGVFAIMKRLAEKALINLDCLTVSEKRIGEIIKETEILDDEVVRPLERAYDEKGGITVLKGNLAPEGAIVKKSGVEKSIWRFEGKAKVFNSEEEAVEALKAKKLRPKDACIIRYEGPKGGPGMREMLAPTSLLVGLGLDKDCALITDGRFSGGTRGLCIGHVSPEAQSGGPIAFVEDGDGIVIDIGKKLIEVLVPEGEIERRKRNWRPPEPKIKEGYLARYSYFVSSGSYGAVLSFSPSGG, encoded by the coding sequence ATGAGATCTGACAAGATGAAAAAGGGCTTAGAAAGAGCACCTCATAGATCCCTATTTTATGCTTTGGGATACGAACCTGAGGAGATCGAAGGGCCTATAATAGGGATTGCGAATTCGGCAAACGAACTGATTCCTGGGCACATGCACTTAGATAGGATATCGAAGGCAGTAAAAGAGGGAGTCAGGATGGCTGGCGGGACACCCATGGAATTTTTTACGATTGGACTCTGTGATGGGATAGCCATGGGGCATGAGGGAATGAAATACTCTTTATGCTCGCGAGAACTTATCTGCGATTCAATTGAGGTCATGGCAAAAGCTTACCCCTTCGACGGACTTGTCCTTATACCGAACTGCGACAAAATTGTTCCTGGAATGATGATGGCAGCCATGAGACTAAACATCCCTACAGTAATTATAAGTGGTGGACCTATGCTTAAGGGATACTTCAGAAAAAGACCGATCGATCTTATATCTGTGTTTGAAGCAGTTGGGAAAGTGACAAAAGGAGAAATGAACGAGGAAGAACTAAAAGCGCTTGAAGAGAACGCCTGTCCCGGACCAGGTTCCTGTAGCGGTATGTTTACCGCCAATTCGATGAACTGTATCTGTGAGGCTTTGGGCATTGCACTTCCTGGAAACGGTACTATACCGGCCGTATACTCCCAAAGGATTAGGCTCGCTAAACTTGCAGGGAAAAAGATCGTAAGCCTCGTAAAAAAAGGGATATGTCCTAGGGACGTTATGACTTTGGAGGCATTTAAAAATGCTATAGCGGTTGACATGGCTTTCGGGGGATCCACGAACACGGTACTCCATCTTATAGCAACTGCGCGCGAAGGCGGTATCAGTCTGGATCTTTCCGTTTTCGACGAGATCTCCGAAAAGACGCCCCACATATGCAACATGAGACCTTCTGGACCTCACCATCTGGAAGACCTTTATCACGCGGGTGGTGTCTTTGCAATAATGAAAAGGTTAGCCGAGAAAGCACTGATAAATTTAGACTGTTTGACAGTTTCAGAAAAGCGGATTGGCGAGATCATAAAGGAGACAGAGATACTTGATGATGAAGTCGTAAGACCCCTTGAGCGTGCTTACGATGAAAAAGGGGGTATCACGGTCTTAAAAGGGAATTTGGCCCCAGAAGGCGCAATTGTGAAAAAGAGCGGTGTAGAGAAAAGTATATGGAGATTTGAGGGAAAGGCAAAGGTGTTTAACAGTGAAGAGGAGGCGGTAGAAGCTCTAAAAGCAAAAAAACTGAGACCGAAGGATGCGTGTATCATAAGATACGAGGGCCCAAAAGGTGGCCCAGGGATGAGAGAGATGCTTGCCCCGACAAGCCTCCTTGTCGGTTTAGGCTTAGACAAGGACTGCGCATTGATAACGGATGGCAGATTTTCTGGGGGAACGAGAGGGCTTTGTATTGGACATGTCTCCCCTGAGGCCCAAAGTGGAGGACCGATTGCTTTCGTTGAAGACGGTGACGGAATCGTAATAGACATAGGCAAAAAACTCATTGAAGTTCTGGTACCAGAAGGAGAGATAGAGCGAAGGAAAAGAAACTGGAGACCTCCTGAGCCAAAAATAAAAGAAGGCTACCTTGCGCGGTACTCGTACTTTGTTAGTTCGGGATCCTATGGAGCAGTGCTCTCTTTTTCGCCTTCTGGCGGTTGA
- a CDS encoding TRAP transporter large permease yields MSPELVGILGIIGFLLIMATRLPIGLSMLLVGLCGFAYLTNVKATLAKLGMDVFASASVHALSVIPLFVLMGLFLLHAGLGREIYEALNVWIGKFRGGLAMATVGACGVFGALSGSIIATVATFTAVALPEMRRYGYKDSFSTGCIAAGGGIDILIPPSTALVLYGLLTYESIGKLLIAGILPGIVLIILYTFVIAIWIRIDPSVAPSTQLRPASFVEKIKVSSKIYPVLGIFILSMGGIYTGVFTPTEAAAVGAFASLVYSLVTKKMTKESFRNALNEAATVTGMVFLILIGATMFGRFITVTNIPTKLSEFVLGLPVSPYVIMLGIYVFYILLGCFIDGLAIIALTVPIMHPLIIKLGFDPVWFGIVLIVMVSIGTLTPPVGICVYVTAGVAKDVPLSTIFRGAVPFWIAKIVLALLLTIFPEIATFLPGLMK; encoded by the coding sequence GTGAGCCCCGAACTCGTCGGAATTCTCGGTATAATCGGGTTCCTCCTCATTATGGCTACAAGGCTTCCCATTGGGCTCTCAATGTTACTCGTAGGACTTTGCGGATTTGCTTATCTTACGAACGTTAAGGCTACTCTTGCTAAGCTTGGTATGGATGTCTTTGCAAGTGCGAGTGTTCATGCCCTAAGTGTAATACCCCTTTTCGTACTTATGGGTTTATTCCTTCTTCATGCTGGACTGGGAAGAGAAATATACGAGGCCCTGAACGTTTGGATCGGAAAATTTAGAGGGGGACTCGCTATGGCAACGGTTGGGGCTTGCGGTGTATTTGGTGCCCTATCCGGTTCGATAATTGCAACGGTGGCCACGTTCACGGCAGTTGCACTCCCTGAAATGAGAAGATATGGGTATAAAGACTCTTTCAGTACCGGTTGTATAGCTGCGGGCGGTGGAATCGACATTCTTATACCGCCAAGTACTGCTCTTGTTCTTTACGGACTATTGACATACGAGTCAATAGGAAAGCTTCTCATAGCCGGAATACTTCCTGGGATTGTTCTAATAATTCTTTACACGTTCGTGATTGCAATATGGATAAGGATCGATCCTAGTGTGGCTCCTTCGACCCAACTAAGACCTGCAAGCTTTGTTGAAAAAATAAAAGTTTCCTCAAAGATCTACCCGGTACTTGGTATCTTCATTCTGTCTATGGGAGGAATATACACAGGGGTTTTCACACCCACTGAGGCAGCTGCTGTCGGAGCATTTGCCTCGCTTGTCTATTCTTTGGTGACAAAAAAGATGACAAAGGAGAGTTTCAGGAACGCCTTAAATGAGGCCGCCACAGTAACGGGGATGGTCTTTCTAATACTGATTGGGGCTACAATGTTTGGCCGTTTTATCACTGTTACCAACATTCCCACAAAGCTTTCAGAATTTGTTTTGGGATTGCCTGTTTCTCCTTACGTTATTATGCTTGGCATATACGTTTTTTATATCCTTCTCGGATGCTTTATTGATGGACTTGCCATAATAGCACTTACAGTTCCAATCATGCACCCGCTCATAATAAAACTTGGATTTGATCCTGTCTGGTTCGGTATAGTGCTTATAGTTATGGTAAGTATCGGCACACTCACCCCTCCTGTTGGTATCTGCGTTTACGTTACGGCAGGTGTCGCAAAAGATGTACCGCTTTCCACAATCTTTCGGGGTGCGGTACCTTTCTGGATAGCAAAAATTGTTCTCGCCTTGCTCCTTACCATATTCCCAGAAATAGCAACCTTTCTTCCAGGCCTCATGAAATAG
- a CDS encoding rubredoxin has translation MVWTCTICGYRYDEKVEKVPFEELSEDWRCPVCNAPKSAFEKEGD, from the coding sequence ATGGTTTGGACATGCACCATATGCGGATATAGATACGATGAAAAGGTAGAGAAGGTTCCCTTTGAGGAACTATCCGAAGACTGGAGATGTCCAGTATGTAATGCTCCAAAAAGTGCATTTGAAAAAGAAGGAGATTAG
- a CDS encoding TRAP transporter small permease — translation MGRRIIVALVQRTKDVGLVILMAMMFLTIIDVFGRKFLQAPVTGSYEVTELMLATFVFFSIGYTQLKKGHIAIEAAYTKLPLKARICLDRIVYLISIGLTLIMTWQLLMHAKRLYLGKTVTGVLHIPIYPFFILAAFGTFIFFLALFLDLVESFKRVDR, via the coding sequence GTGGGAAGAAGGATAATTGTCGCCCTCGTTCAGAGGACTAAGGATGTGGGTCTTGTAATTCTTATGGCCATGATGTTTCTGACCATAATCGATGTCTTTGGCCGCAAGTTCCTCCAGGCTCCCGTAACCGGCTCCTATGAAGTAACGGAGTTGATGCTTGCAACTTTCGTCTTTTTCTCAATCGGTTATACCCAGTTAAAAAAAGGCCACATAGCGATTGAAGCTGCCTATACAAAACTCCCTTTGAAGGCAAGAATCTGCCTTGACCGCATAGTTTACCTAATAAGCATTGGATTGACTCTCATCATGACTTGGCAGCTTCTTATGCATGCAAAAAGGCTCTATCTCGGTAAAACGGTTACGGGAGTCTTACACATTCCCATCTATCCTTTTTTTATCCTTGCAGCTTTTGGTACGTTCATATTCTTTTTAGCCCTCTTTCTAGATCTTGTCGAGTCTTTCAAGAGGGTAGACAGGTGA
- a CDS encoding molybdopterin-dependent oxidoreductase, whose amino-acid sequence MEQEFYVVGRRVPRTDSIHKVTGSAEYTADIKLPNMLIAKVLRSPYPHAKILHIDTSRAEKVVGVKAVVTGKDGYGVKWGVFKYTQDHAMLPVDKVRYVGEDVAAVAAIDEETALEAIDQIKVEYEPLEPVFDPEEAIKEGAPLIHENYPRNINIHVHIEVGDVDKAFKEAYYVREDKFRAKGESYAMLEPYACVAYYKNGYLDLWMPNAGPHVRAKALSNLLKIPLNRIRVRHVFIGGAFGGRSEVAPADFIASLLSIKTERPVKLVLSREENAIASRQVHDIIAKIKTGVKKDGTIIARDYEVIYDGGAYSSTGPIAASVPFYVYEECYRMQNVRYNGYRVYTNKGIRGMYGCHGRAFLAGCEAQLDLIAKELGIDPVEMRLKNGLSTGDVTATGSKIISCGLKETIEEAERRSNFRMKWKRGEKYKGIGMGCVAIMCGFPMGFRSGSTCFVKFNDDGQATIITAIVDNGQGNESMVIQVASEILGIPMEDINIVNADTEITNLDPGAYSQAAAFVGVNAVKRACEDARSQIIEIAKEKLGGDGSNIVLRDRMVYSKNNPENKIPISWIVREAFLKGKPIMGKGSYFPNIDLKREWVARPYGQMAGTFSYGTSVAEIVIDRETGKISIPKFIAVHDCGRAINPMAVEGQLEGAVMQAGVAAIMEGNMWHHGFLLNPDLLEYKIPTAKDMPEIESLIVTTIDPEGPFGAKEGGLTIRMSAHSAVASAFYNATGKLFIELPLTPDKVLEIIEEGVAE is encoded by the coding sequence ATGGAACAAGAATTTTACGTCGTGGGTAGAAGGGTACCCAGGACCGATTCCATTCACAAAGTAACAGGGTCGGCTGAATACACCGCTGATATAAAACTCCCAAATATGCTAATTGCAAAGGTTTTGAGGAGTCCTTATCCGCATGCCAAGATACTCCATATCGACACATCAAGGGCGGAGAAAGTAGTTGGGGTAAAAGCAGTTGTTACAGGAAAGGACGGATACGGAGTTAAATGGGGCGTCTTTAAGTACACGCAGGACCATGCTATGCTTCCTGTCGATAAAGTTAGGTACGTAGGTGAAGACGTGGCGGCAGTTGCTGCAATAGACGAGGAGACAGCGCTCGAAGCGATAGATCAAATAAAGGTCGAATATGAACCTTTAGAACCGGTTTTCGATCCGGAAGAAGCTATAAAGGAGGGGGCTCCGCTCATCCATGAAAACTACCCAAGAAATATAAACATCCATGTACACATAGAAGTTGGCGATGTGGATAAGGCTTTTAAGGAAGCGTATTACGTGAGGGAGGATAAGTTTAGGGCAAAAGGTGAATCTTACGCAATGCTAGAACCTTATGCTTGCGTTGCATACTACAAGAATGGATATCTCGATCTTTGGATGCCAAATGCAGGACCCCACGTGAGGGCTAAGGCACTCTCAAACCTCCTAAAGATTCCCCTAAATAGAATAAGGGTCAGGCATGTCTTTATAGGTGGTGCATTCGGTGGAAGGTCAGAGGTTGCTCCCGCGGACTTTATAGCCTCGCTACTCTCCATCAAGACAGAAAGGCCGGTAAAGCTTGTACTTTCAAGGGAGGAAAATGCTATAGCTTCAAGACAGGTCCACGATATTATTGCAAAAATCAAAACGGGCGTAAAAAAGGACGGCACGATAATCGCAAGGGATTACGAAGTTATATACGATGGCGGCGCATATAGTAGCACAGGTCCAATTGCTGCCTCAGTTCCATTTTATGTTTATGAAGAATGTTACAGAATGCAAAATGTAAGATACAACGGTTACAGGGTTTACACAAACAAAGGGATAAGGGGTATGTACGGTTGTCACGGAAGGGCTTTTCTTGCCGGATGTGAAGCCCAGTTGGACCTTATTGCAAAGGAGCTCGGGATCGATCCAGTTGAGATGAGGCTTAAAAATGGGCTTTCAACTGGCGATGTCACAGCGACGGGATCGAAAATCATAAGCTGCGGTCTAAAAGAGACTATTGAGGAAGCTGAAAGGAGATCGAATTTCAGAATGAAATGGAAAAGAGGCGAAAAATATAAAGGCATCGGGATGGGCTGCGTAGCTATCATGTGTGGATTCCCCATGGGTTTTAGGTCAGGCTCCACCTGCTTTGTAAAATTTAACGATGACGGTCAGGCCACAATTATTACAGCCATTGTTGACAATGGTCAAGGAAACGAATCTATGGTCATCCAAGTGGCCTCAGAGATTCTAGGCATACCCATGGAGGACATAAACATAGTGAATGCGGATACAGAAATTACAAATTTGGATCCTGGTGCCTATTCACAGGCTGCAGCTTTTGTGGGTGTGAACGCGGTAAAGAGAGCCTGCGAGGATGCTAGAAGCCAGATAATCGAAATCGCCAAAGAGAAGCTCGGTGGAGACGGTAGCAACATCGTTCTACGAGATAGAATGGTTTACTCGAAGAATAATCCCGAAAATAAGATACCGATTTCTTGGATCGTGAGAGAGGCTTTTCTTAAGGGAAAGCCTATTATGGGAAAGGGATCTTACTTTCCAAACATAGACCTCAAAAGGGAATGGGTAGCGAGGCCTTACGGACAAATGGCCGGGACCTTCAGTTACGGAACCTCCGTCGCCGAGATAGTAATTGACAGGGAAACCGGAAAAATCTCGATCCCTAAGTTTATAGCGGTCCATGACTGTGGCAGAGCCATAAACCCAATGGCTGTGGAAGGTCAGCTCGAAGGAGCAGTAATGCAAGCGGGTGTTGCCGCTATAATGGAAGGTAATATGTGGCACCATGGTTTCCTTCTAAACCCTGATCTTCTTGAATACAAGATTCCCACTGCGAAGGATATGCCGGAAATAGAAAGTTTAATAGTCACTACCATAGACCCTGAAGGCCCTTTTGGGGCAAAGGAAGGGGGATTAACAATAAGAATGAGTGCCCATAGTGCCGTAGCTAGCGCTTTTTATAACGCCACTGGAAAACTTTTTATTGAGCTTCCCCTGACCCCAGACAAGGTTCTAGAGATCATAGAGGAAGGGGTGGCAGAATGA
- a CDS encoding FAD binding domain-containing protein codes for MILPKFDYRRPRELDEALEIYEMYGGEAVFLAGGTDLIPRLKLRLKTPKVVIDLKGIKELSQIKIADGFISIGANTTIFDLKENDVILKNYPPLYLACTLTSCETLQMRGTVGGNILQDTRCLFYNKSLEWRRAKGFCYKMGADICHATGGRNVCYANYASDLAPALLSLDAYLVSVGKNGKRTFPISELFSGDSRVPFNLKDGEILKEILIKNEKKEGMFEKIRIRGSIDYPLINGAISGDFERKRLVIGAVGPRPLVYEISTSNLIEAPEILENVYRDLKPVNNTVVSALYIKKMGRVIAKRLLNSLKTGD; via the coding sequence ATGATTCTGCCGAAGTTCGACTATAGAAGGCCAAGGGAGTTGGACGAAGCCCTAGAGATATATGAAATGTACGGAGGTGAAGCGGTATTCCTCGCAGGAGGCACAGATCTCATCCCTCGCTTAAAGCTAAGACTCAAAACCCCCAAAGTAGTTATCGATTTAAAAGGAATCAAAGAGCTTTCTCAGATAAAGATTGCTGATGGATTCATATCAATAGGAGCAAATACTACCATATTCGATTTGAAGGAGAATGACGTTATCCTCAAAAATTATCCCCCTTTGTACTTGGCCTGTACCCTTACATCATGTGAAACCCTCCAGATGAGAGGAACGGTTGGGGGGAATATCCTTCAGGATACGAGGTGTCTTTTCTATAACAAATCCCTTGAGTGGAGGAGGGCAAAAGGTTTTTGTTACAAGATGGGCGCGGACATCTGCCATGCAACAGGCGGAAGGAATGTCTGTTACGCAAATTACGCAAGCGACCTTGCGCCCGCTTTACTCTCTTTAGACGCTTATCTTGTGAGTGTCGGAAAAAATGGCAAAAGAACCTTTCCTATTTCCGAGTTATTCTCCGGAGATTCTAGAGTTCCTTTCAACCTTAAAGATGGAGAGATCCTTAAAGAGATACTTATAAAAAACGAGAAAAAAGAAGGCATGTTTGAAAAGATAAGAATTAGGGGATCGATTGATTATCCGTTGATAAACGGTGCCATATCAGGAGATTTTGAAAGAAAAAGGCTAGTCATAGGAGCAGTTGGGCCTCGTCCCCTCGTCTACGAAATATCCACTTCGAACCTTATTGAAGCCCCTGAGATTCTCGAAAATGTCTATAGGGATTTAAAACCTGTAAATAACACAGTCGTTTCTGCTCTGTACATAAAGAAGATGGGAAGGGTTATCGCAAAAAGGCTACTAAATAGTTTAAAAACGGGGGACTGA